One window of Candidatus Dormiibacterota bacterium genomic DNA carries:
- a CDS encoding protein-glutamate O-methyltransferase CheR, protein METQIGQPWQAIHRHLIEQHGLDLSRYKESYLKRRLLVRIRALRLPGIEAYARYLRRHPEELGRLQKALSIKVTGFFRNRACFAFLEERVVPDLLRRSSARRHRIAAWSAGCATGEEPYSLAALFASALDRHDAPAAGAETAPTQVRITATDIDEGALELARAAVFPARSLLGASPGDAARHFEVRADGNATPSARLKRMVKFERQSLLDPIECRDLDLLLCRNVLIYFSLEHQALTLSRFARALSAGGYLVLGRVERLFGEARGQFEVTSARDRVYRRLPGAVEARACA, encoded by the coding sequence ATGGAGACGCAGATCGGCCAGCCCTGGCAGGCCATCCACCGTCATCTGATCGAGCAGCACGGGCTCGACCTGTCGCGCTACAAGGAGAGCTACCTCAAGAGGCGGCTCCTGGTGCGCATCCGGGCCCTGAGGCTTCCGGGGATCGAGGCGTACGCGCGCTACCTGCGCCGCCATCCCGAAGAGCTGGGACGGCTGCAGAAGGCGCTGTCGATCAAGGTCACCGGCTTTTTCAGGAACCGAGCCTGCTTCGCGTTCCTCGAGGAGAGGGTCGTGCCCGATCTCCTGCGGCGGTCGAGTGCCCGGCGTCACCGGATCGCGGCCTGGAGCGCCGGCTGCGCCACGGGCGAGGAGCCGTACTCCCTCGCCGCCCTGTTCGCCTCCGCACTCGATCGGCACGATGCTCCGGCGGCAGGTGCCGAGACCGCTCCCACGCAGGTGCGGATCACCGCCACCGACATCGACGAGGGTGCGCTGGAACTGGCCCGCGCCGCCGTATTTCCGGCGCGCTCGCTCCTGGGCGCCTCGCCGGGCGACGCGGCGCGGCACTTCGAGGTGCGCGCCGACGGCAACGCCACCCCGTCCGCGCGCCTGAAGCGCATGGTGAAGTTCGAGCGGCAGAGCCTTCTCGATCCGATCGAGTGCCGTGACCTCGACCTGCTCCTCTGCAGGAACGTCCTCATCTACTTCTCGCTCGAGCACCAGGCCCTCACCCTGTCGCGCTTCGCGCGGGCTCTGTCGGCCGGAGGCTACCTCGTCCTCGGACGGGTGGAGCGTCTGTTCGGCGAGGCGCGCGGACAGTTCGAAGTCACGAGCGCCCGCGACCGCGTCTACCGGCGCCTGCCCGGTGCCGTGGAGGCCCGCGCATGCGCTTGA
- a CDS encoding methyl-accepting chemotaxis protein, with protein MRLKLALAFLITTFLFIITNFVFTPPSDYSLWDLVGYVSSEILIGLVAAVVLSKYFTRHLRELASVSAVISHGDLTRKVAVRTTDEVGEVARSFNTMLQSLFNIVTEVRAVSEQIFESAQSLSATAQEMNATTEEISSTMQNIAKGAEGTADMVNKTSSITRDLAVSIEEISEKARFAAHASKEAGERARTAGEQMTGASSKVAEIVSRIERATTTVEGFKDRALRINESVDFITHIAQQTHLLALNATIEAARAGEHGRGFSVVAEEIRKLADASRKFADQISRLAKEINSQSTEVIASMTDSTQSAREGKGVLLQARTSIESMVQTVLTSMERIEAISALTETQAKGADSLVRAIEEIAKIAEDNAAGTEEASAATEEQTASMQEMSASAQELAKTSDTLKDLIAVFKVG; from the coding sequence ATGCGCTTGAAGCTCGCGCTCGCCTTCCTGATCACGACGTTCCTGTTCATCATCACCAACTTCGTGTTCACGCCCCCGAGCGACTATTCCCTGTGGGACCTGGTCGGCTACGTCTCGTCGGAAATCCTGATCGGGCTGGTGGCCGCGGTGGTGCTGTCGAAGTACTTCACGCGGCACCTGCGCGAGCTGGCGTCGGTCAGCGCCGTCATCAGCCACGGCGATTTGACCCGCAAGGTCGCGGTGCGCACGACGGACGAGGTGGGCGAGGTGGCCCGCTCGTTCAACACGATGCTGCAGAGTCTGTTCAACATCGTCACCGAGGTGCGCGCCGTCAGCGAGCAGATCTTCGAATCGGCCCAGAGCCTCTCGGCGACGGCCCAGGAGATGAACGCCACCACCGAGGAGATCTCCTCGACGATGCAGAACATCGCCAAGGGTGCCGAAGGGACGGCCGACATGGTGAACAAGACGTCGTCGATCACACGCGACCTGGCGGTGTCCATCGAGGAGATTTCGGAGAAGGCGCGTTTCGCCGCGCACGCCTCGAAGGAGGCCGGCGAGCGGGCCCGGACCGCGGGCGAGCAGATGACGGGCGCCTCGAGCAAGGTGGCGGAAATCGTCTCCCGCATCGAGCGCGCCACGACGACCGTGGAGGGGTTCAAGGACCGCGCCCTGCGCATCAACGAGTCGGTCGACTTCATCACTCACATCGCGCAGCAGACGCACCTCCTGGCCCTGAACGCAACCATCGAGGCCGCGCGCGCCGGCGAGCACGGCCGGGGTTTCTCGGTGGTCGCCGAGGAGATCCGCAAGCTGGCCGACGCATCGCGCAAGTTCGCCGACCAGATCTCCCGCCTCGCCAAGGAGATCAACTCGCAATCGACCGAGGTCATCGCCTCCATGACCGACAGCACGCAGTCGGCGCGCGAGGGGAAGGGCGTGCTGCTGCAGGCACGAACCTCGATCGAGTCGATGGTCCAGACGGTGCTCACGAGCATGGAGCGGATCGAGGCGATCTCGGCCCTCACCGAGACGCAGGCGAAAGGGGCCGACAGCCTGGTGCGCGCTATCGAGGAGATCGCCAAGATCGCCGAGGACAATGCCGCCGGCACCGAGGAGGCCTCGGCGGCCACCGAGGAGCAGACGGCCTCCATGCAGGAGATGTCGGCCTCGGCGCAGGAGCTGGCCAAGACGTCGGATACGCTGAAAGACCTGATCGCCGTGTTCAAGGTCGGGTAG
- a CDS encoding chemotaxis protein CheW, with protein sequence MLEPIITFESLSEWFGVMASDVREVARLRGVRPVPRAPDVIAGLAEVHGRVVTLIDLERLLAAGETRPPYGAPAPPEGSGMEEFGVVLALPYEHLGILVRGEVDVASGVAESGPGPGGAASWLRARLAVGDRLLNLLSLPDLVSRVEETIRKGFRPRSSGTLDEEN encoded by the coding sequence GTGCTGGAACCGATCATCACCTTCGAGTCGCTCAGCGAGTGGTTCGGCGTGATGGCCAGCGACGTGCGCGAGGTGGCGAGACTGCGCGGCGTCCGGCCGGTCCCGCGCGCGCCGGACGTGATCGCCGGGCTGGCCGAGGTGCACGGCCGGGTCGTGACCCTCATCGATCTGGAGCGCCTGCTCGCGGCCGGCGAGACACGGCCGCCCTACGGCGCTCCCGCGCCACCCGAGGGGTCGGGGATGGAGGAGTTCGGCGTGGTGCTGGCCCTTCCCTACGAGCATCTGGGCATCCTGGTCCGGGGCGAGGTGGACGTGGCGTCCGGTGTTGCGGAATCCGGACCCGGTCCGGGCGGAGCCGCCTCGTGGCTGCGGGCCCGCCTCGCCGTCGGCGACCGGCTCCTGAACCTTCTTTCCCTGCCGGATCTGGTGTCGCGGGTCGAGGAAACGATTCGCAAGGGCTTCCGGCCGCGTTCGTCCGGGACCCTGGACGAGGAGAACTGA
- a CDS encoding response regulator codes for MAIRVLVVDDAMFMRSMIKDILVNAGGRYEIVGEASNGREAIARFRELNPELVTMDIVMPQLDGIEATREILKVDPAAVIVMCSAMGQEALVVESISAGAKDFIVKPFTSDRVLQVLAKVLPGAGGGSAAP; via the coding sequence ATGGCGATCCGAGTGCTGGTCGTGGATGACGCGATGTTCATGCGCTCCATGATCAAGGACATCCTGGTCAACGCCGGCGGGCGCTACGAGATCGTCGGCGAGGCATCGAACGGCCGAGAGGCGATCGCCCGCTTCCGCGAGCTCAACCCCGAGCTCGTGACCATGGACATCGTCATGCCCCAGCTGGACGGCATCGAGGCGACACGCGAGATCCTGAAGGTCGATCCGGCGGCGGTCATCGTCATGTGCAGCGCCATGGGGCAGGAGGCCCTGGTCGTCGAGTCGATCTCGGCCGGCGCCAAGGATTTCATCGTCAAACCGTTCACGTCCGACCGCGTCCTCCAGGTCCTCGCCAAGGTCCTTCCCGGCGCCGGCGGCGGATCCGCCGCTCCATAG
- a CDS encoding chemotaxis protein CheA, with product METPDFLDLFISEAREHIEGQAALLTRARSTPLQRDEINDLFRHAHSIKGMAAAMGFSAMSSLAHAMEDLLHQWRDGASAPTPASIDLLTRANDHLSAQVDTLVSRQEMPSGDEIGRQIRLLHSPPENPPRPPASAAADAAGHARGPDAAPADASDTRPRLLVDIAIRQGAPLPGARAMVILKRLEEHGQVLEVSPAPQILATGKFNGRLRIVLASRIAADRVASVAGGLADVAACEVTPAAPPEDPAEDSERRLAPRRTLPDRRDEEAGEAPVRAETISSIRVPTERMDRLLDGIGELILDRERLKRALEADPGSVAAEILAGLGRTVDTLKDDVMTIRLLPFSSIVPRLERAVRELASRLGKEVDLVVRGTEVSLDRSTLEEMMDPLQHILRNCIDHGVEGSEERRGAGKPVRGRIEIDLSRRDERVCLAVSDDGRGMDPEALRRVAVERRYLSREVAMRLSDDEALMLVTIPGFSTATRTTDISGRGVGMDVVRMRVQKLGGHLIIRSQTGSGTRLEMDLPSTVTVTRAFLCRAAGGVFAVPVSAVQATFEVRRDVVQASQGERVLRRGDDLVTVLPLGGVLAGDRAAPFPDAFPALQYQVGKRTYALGVDEILGEEPIVVKPLRHPLELLPQYSGAAILNDGQIALIVDPINLTRTSWQP from the coding sequence TTGGAAACCCCCGACTTTCTCGACCTCTTCATCTCCGAAGCGCGCGAGCACATCGAGGGACAGGCCGCGCTTCTGACTCGCGCCCGGTCCACTCCGCTGCAGCGCGATGAGATCAACGACCTGTTCCGGCACGCGCATTCGATCAAGGGGATGGCGGCCGCCATGGGCTTTTCCGCAATGTCCTCCCTGGCGCACGCCATGGAGGATCTCCTGCACCAGTGGCGGGACGGCGCTTCCGCTCCCACACCCGCCTCCATCGATCTCCTGACGCGCGCGAACGATCACCTGTCCGCGCAGGTGGACACGCTGGTCTCGCGCCAGGAGATGCCGTCGGGCGACGAGATCGGACGTCAGATCCGCCTCCTGCACTCCCCTCCCGAAAATCCACCTCGGCCGCCGGCGTCAGCCGCCGCCGATGCGGCGGGCCACGCCCGCGGCCCGGACGCGGCACCCGCGGACGCCTCCGACACGCGCCCGCGTCTCCTGGTCGACATCGCCATCCGGCAGGGCGCACCCCTGCCGGGCGCCAGGGCCATGGTGATCCTCAAGCGGCTGGAGGAGCACGGCCAGGTGCTGGAGGTCTCGCCGGCGCCGCAGATCCTGGCGACCGGCAAGTTCAACGGACGTCTGCGCATCGTGCTGGCTTCGCGGATCGCCGCCGATCGGGTGGCGTCCGTGGCGGGGGGCCTGGCGGACGTCGCCGCCTGCGAGGTGACCCCGGCGGCTCCACCCGAAGACCCGGCAGAGGACTCCGAGAGACGCCTGGCCCCCAGGAGGACCCTTCCCGATCGCCGGGACGAGGAGGCGGGCGAGGCGCCTGTTCGCGCCGAGACGATCAGCTCGATCCGCGTTCCTACGGAGAGGATGGATCGCCTGCTCGACGGGATCGGCGAGCTCATCCTGGATCGCGAGCGTCTGAAGCGGGCGCTGGAGGCCGACCCGGGATCGGTGGCGGCCGAAATCCTTGCCGGACTCGGCCGGACGGTGGACACGCTCAAGGACGACGTGATGACGATCCGGCTGCTGCCGTTCTCCTCGATCGTCCCGCGTCTCGAGCGTGCGGTGCGCGAGCTGGCCTCGAGGCTCGGCAAGGAGGTGGATCTCGTCGTGCGCGGCACCGAGGTGTCGCTCGATCGCTCGACCCTCGAGGAGATGATGGACCCCCTGCAGCACATCCTGCGCAACTGCATCGACCACGGCGTCGAGGGGTCGGAGGAGCGGCGCGGGGCCGGCAAGCCGGTGCGGGGCCGGATCGAGATCGATCTGTCGCGCCGGGACGAGCGTGTCTGCCTGGCGGTGTCGGACGACGGCCGAGGTATGGATCCCGAGGCGCTGCGGCGGGTCGCGGTGGAGCGCCGCTACCTGTCGCGCGAGGTCGCAATGCGCCTGTCGGACGATGAAGCGCTCATGCTGGTCACCATCCCGGGCTTCTCGACCGCCACACGCACGACCGACATCTCGGGGCGTGGGGTCGGGATGGACGTGGTGCGCATGCGCGTGCAGAAGCTGGGCGGGCACCTGATCATCCGCTCGCAGACCGGCAGCGGGACGCGTCTCGAGATGGACCTGCCGTCGACAGTCACGGTGACGCGCGCCTTCCTGTGCCGCGCAGCGGGAGGCGTCTTCGCCGTCCCGGTCTCCGCCGTGCAGGCGACCTTCGAGGTGCGCCGGGACGTCGTGCAGGCCAGCCAGGGAGAGCGTGTGCTGCGGCGCGGGGACGACCTGGTGACCGTGCTCCCCCTGGGCGGCGTGCTGGCCGGAGACCGCGCGGCCCCCTTCCCCGACGCCTTCCCGGCTCTGCAATACCAGGTCGGCAAACGCACCTACGCGCTCGGCGTGGACGAAATCCTCGGTGAAGAGCCGATCGTGGTGAAGCCATTGCGGCACCCTTTGGAGCTCCTGCCCCAGTATTCCGGGGCCGCCATCCTCAACGACGGCCAGATCGCCCTCATCGTCGACCCGATCAACCTCACGCGCACCTCGTGGCAGCCATGA
- a CDS encoding chemotaxis protein CheC, producing MRRFHVLSEAGARNAATALSQILGRPLRLAVPWARVLPLEKVKEMAGGASRVVCALSLKVYGEARGNLLVVFRREQVPILLGLVVPRAHAAPSGAGDGHTLNDMERSALMEIGNILACAYLNALSHLLGVSLLPSIPGLAVDMVGAVTDHLLIELAAFADSAVVLASQVHEPASGLKGSIFFLPHPSALVVLSRAQVHRAPAARVGRR from the coding sequence ATGAGGCGCTTCCATGTCCTGAGCGAGGCCGGGGCCCGCAATGCGGCCACCGCGCTGAGCCAGATTCTCGGGCGTCCGCTGCGCCTGGCTGTCCCCTGGGCCAGGGTGCTCCCTCTGGAGAAGGTCAAGGAGATGGCGGGTGGAGCGTCGCGCGTCGTGTGCGCCCTCTCCCTCAAGGTCTACGGCGAGGCGCGGGGAAATCTCCTGGTCGTGTTCAGGCGCGAGCAGGTGCCGATTCTCCTCGGCCTGGTGGTGCCGCGCGCGCACGCGGCACCGTCGGGCGCCGGCGACGGCCACACCCTGAACGACATGGAGCGCTCGGCGCTGATGGAGATCGGCAACATCCTCGCCTGCGCCTACCTCAACGCCCTGAGCCATCTGCTGGGCGTCAGCCTGCTTCCGTCGATCCCGGGCCTGGCGGTGGACATGGTCGGGGCCGTGACCGATCATCTCCTGATCGAGCTCGCCGCCTTCGCCGACAGCGCCGTCGTTCTGGCGAGCCAGGTGCACGAGCCGGCGAGCGGGCTCAAGGGGTCGATCTTCTTTCTCCCCCACCCCTCCGCTCTTGTTGTCCTCAGCCGCGCCCAGGTCCATCGCGCTCCCGCCGCGCGGGTGGGCCGGCGGTGA
- a CDS encoding chemotaxis protein CheD (catalyzes the conversion of glutamine residues to glutamate on methyl-accepting chemotaxis receptors) gives MKALRAGELRVAEAPARLAIHGLGSCVAVFVYDPRVRVGGMAHILLPAPPKGSSDHAGRYATTAVAAVVAESIRLGAKRAALLAKVTGGSRMFTYDAHKDRPTVGDKNIEAALGALREAGVEIIATDVGGDHGRTVVADLQDGSLTITTVRGGSKVV, from the coding sequence ATGAAAGCGTTGCGCGCGGGGGAGCTGCGCGTCGCGGAGGCGCCGGCCCGTCTGGCCATCCACGGTCTCGGGTCCTGCGTGGCCGTGTTCGTGTACGACCCGCGGGTCCGCGTGGGCGGGATGGCGCACATCCTGCTGCCCGCGCCGCCGAAAGGGTCGTCCGACCACGCGGGTCGCTACGCGACCACCGCGGTCGCCGCCGTCGTCGCCGAATCGATCCGTCTCGGCGCGAAGCGGGCGGCGCTCCTCGCCAAGGTGACCGGGGGCTCGCGCATGTTCACCTACGACGCGCACAAGGACCGCCCTACCGTGGGAGACAAGAACATCGAAGCCGCCCTCGGCGCCCTGCGGGAGGCCGGCGTCGAGATCATCGCCACGGACGTCGGGGGCGACCACGGACGCACGGTCGTGGCCGACCTGCAGGACGGCAGTCTGACGATCACGACGGTGCGCGGTGGATCGAAGGTGGTTTGA
- the trxA gene encoding thioredoxin gives MSKNILTLTNGNFEAEVKKPGAPILVDFWAEWCGPCRMVAPVLEKLADELDGKVRVGKVNVDDESGLAGRYGIQSIPTLLLFKDGKVVDQYIGATTRDVLVKMLQKHGV, from the coding sequence ATGAGCAAAAATATTCTGACGCTGACGAACGGCAACTTCGAAGCGGAGGTCAAAAAGCCAGGAGCGCCCATCCTGGTCGATTTCTGGGCCGAATGGTGCGGTCCCTGTCGCATGGTCGCCCCCGTCCTGGAGAAGCTCGCGGACGAGCTGGACGGCAAGGTGCGGGTCGGCAAGGTGAACGTCGACGACGAGAGCGGTCTCGCCGGCCGCTACGGCATCCAGAGCATTCCCACGCTTCTTCTGTTCAAGGACGGCAAGGTCGTCGACCAGTACATCGGGGCGACGACGCGCGATGTCCTCGTCAAGATGCTGCAGAAGCACGGAGTCTAG
- the rsmA gene encoding 16S rRNA (adenine(1518)-N(6)/adenine(1519)-N(6))-dimethyltransferase RsmA produces the protein MRDTPHRFRPVRRLGQNFLINQGAADTIVAALRPRPDDLVLEIGPGRGVLTHRLAGRVARLVAIEIDPDLAAPLCEEMRVSPSVEIVQADVLELDLAALLSRIGVTAARRARVIANLPYSIATTIILRLIDESTLLDDLLVLVQREVAERIASPPGRKSYGGLSVLCQARARVETLLRLRPGSFRPIPKVESELVRLTLHHSDVERFVSGVAVSFTLETLLRAAFAQRRKTLLNNLARLQRPGGESIGPAAAAELIRGAGLDPRARPEEIPVGGFLTLLRALSAL, from the coding sequence ATGCGCGACACCCCTCATCGGTTCCGTCCCGTCAGGCGCCTGGGGCAGAATTTCCTGATCAACCAGGGGGCGGCCGATACGATTGTCGCCGCGCTCCGCCCCCGGCCGGACGATCTCGTGCTCGAGATCGGCCCGGGTCGCGGCGTCCTGACACACCGCCTCGCGGGCCGCGTCGCGCGGCTCGTGGCAATCGAGATCGATCCCGACCTGGCCGCGCCTCTCTGCGAGGAGATGCGCGTCTCGCCGTCGGTCGAGATCGTCCAGGCGGACGTCCTGGAGCTCGACCTCGCGGCGCTCCTGAGCCGCATCGGGGTGACGGCGGCGCGGCGGGCGCGGGTCATCGCCAATCTTCCCTACTCCATCGCTACGACGATCATCCTGAGGCTCATCGACGAAAGCACGCTCCTGGACGATCTCCTGGTCCTGGTGCAGCGCGAGGTCGCCGAGCGGATCGCCTCGCCCCCCGGAAGGAAGTCGTACGGAGGGCTCTCGGTCCTCTGCCAGGCGCGCGCCAGGGTCGAGACCCTCCTGCGTCTCCGGCCGGGATCCTTCCGGCCGATCCCGAAAGTGGAGTCGGAGCTGGTCCGTCTGACCCTGCATCACTCCGACGTGGAGAGATTCGTGTCCGGAGTCGCGGTCTCTTTCACTCTCGAAACGCTCCTGCGCGCGGCCTTCGCGCAGAGACGCAAGACGCTCCTCAACAACCTGGCGCGGCTGCAGCGGCCGGGGGGCGAATCGATCGGGCCTGCCGCCGCGGCGGAGCTCATCCGTGGTGCCGGGCTCGATCCGCGCGCCCGCCCGGAGGAGATCCCGGTCGGAGGTTTCCTGACGCTCCTCCGAGCCCTGAGCGCCCTATAA
- a CDS encoding ribonuclease J — protein MTKTTRTDHVRHPRAPLQIVPLGGVGEFGSNCTVLRHGTDLVVIDAGLLFPEEQSLGVNFVIPDLSYIEERAAEVRGILLTHAHEDHVGALPWLFDKVRVPVYGSDFTLGLAARKLREHNLPHEKHLKRVKAGEEIRLGPFTVEFIQVTHSIPGSFGLAVKTPQGTVVHTGDFKMDQTPIDGHGFDFQSFSFHGDQGVLALLSDSTNAEVPGFTGSERQVGEALDGVFHRATGRIVVSTFASNVHRIQQVVDLAVAHRRKVALVGSSMVSTAEVAASLGYLKAAPGTLIDAREAGRLSAGRVVLVAAGSQGEPMSALSRIALDDHKEVSIDAGDTVVLSARAIPGNEKSINRVINHLYRRGADVIVGGRPPLHVSGHASREELKIMLTLTRPRYFIPIHGELRQIHNHARLAEQVGVPRERILLGTSGDVFELDEKEARLAGRVAAGRVFIDGTLDEVDEIVVRDRRHISEGGIVLAVVAIDRGSGRLVGEPEIVSRGFAAGPGDQEVLREAARLVRRSVESATPEERADRGVMKALIQRDLKRHFRKTLDRRPMIIPAIIET, from the coding sequence GTGACCAAGACGACACGGACCGACCACGTCAGGCACCCCCGCGCTCCCCTGCAGATTGTGCCGCTCGGGGGTGTCGGCGAGTTCGGCAGCAACTGCACCGTCCTGCGCCACGGCACCGACCTCGTCGTCATCGACGCCGGCCTGCTGTTCCCGGAGGAGCAATCGCTCGGGGTGAACTTCGTCATCCCGGACCTGTCGTACATCGAGGAGCGCGCCGCCGAAGTGCGCGGCATCCTCCTGACACACGCCCACGAGGACCACGTGGGAGCCCTCCCCTGGCTGTTCGACAAAGTGCGCGTGCCGGTGTACGGCAGCGATTTCACGCTCGGCCTCGCGGCGCGCAAGCTGCGCGAGCACAACCTGCCGCACGAGAAGCATCTCAAGCGGGTGAAGGCCGGCGAGGAGATCCGCCTCGGCCCGTTCACGGTGGAGTTCATCCAGGTGACCCACAGCATCCCGGGTTCGTTCGGGCTCGCCGTCAAGACGCCCCAGGGCACCGTCGTCCACACCGGCGATTTCAAGATGGACCAGACGCCCATCGACGGACACGGATTCGACTTCCAGAGCTTCTCGTTCCACGGCGACCAGGGGGTGCTCGCACTGCTCTCGGACAGCACCAACGCCGAGGTCCCCGGGTTCACCGGCTCGGAGCGCCAGGTGGGAGAGGCGCTGGACGGCGTGTTCCATCGCGCCACCGGGCGGATCGTGGTCAGCACGTTCGCCAGCAACGTGCACCGCATCCAGCAGGTCGTCGATCTCGCGGTGGCCCATCGCCGCAAAGTGGCGCTCGTCGGATCGAGCATGGTCTCGACGGCCGAGGTGGCCGCGAGCCTCGGCTACCTCAAGGCTGCCCCCGGCACTCTGATCGACGCCCGGGAGGCGGGCCGGCTCTCCGCCGGCCGCGTCGTCCTGGTCGCCGCCGGCAGCCAGGGGGAGCCGATGTCGGCCCTGTCCCGCATAGCACTCGACGATCACAAGGAGGTTTCGATCGACGCCGGAGACACCGTCGTGCTGTCGGCGCGCGCCATCCCCGGCAACGAGAAATCGATCAACCGCGTCATCAACCACCTGTATCGCCGCGGGGCCGACGTGATCGTGGGGGGCCGTCCGCCGCTGCACGTCTCGGGGCACGCCAGCCGGGAGGAGCTCAAGATCATGCTCACGCTGACGCGCCCGCGCTACTTCATCCCGATCCACGGCGAGCTGCGCCAGATCCACAACCACGCCCGCCTGGCGGAGCAGGTGGGGGTGCCGCGCGAGCGCATCCTGCTGGGCACGAGCGGGGACGTGTTCGAGCTCGACGAGAAGGAGGCCCGGCTGGCCGGCAGGGTCGCCGCCGGGCGGGTGTTCATCGACGGCACTCTCGACGAGGTGGACGAGATCGTGGTGCGCGACCGCAGGCACATCTCCGAGGGGGGCATCGTCCTGGCGGTCGTCGCCATCGACCGGGGGTCGGGCAGGCTGGTCGGCGAGCCGGAGATCGTCAGCCGCGGTTTCGCCGCCGGCCCGGGGGATCAGGAGGTGCTGCGGGAGGCGGCGCGCCTGGTGCGCCGATCGGTCGAGTCCGCCACCCCCGAGGAGCGCGCCGATCGCGGCGTGATGAAGGCGTTGATCCAACGGGACCTGAAGCGGCATTTCCGCAAGACTCTCGACCGGCGCCCCATGATCATCCCCGCGATCATCGAGACCTAG